The Nematostella vectensis chromosome 6, jaNemVect1.1, whole genome shotgun sequence region GTGTGCGGTAGATAGTATTTTGtattaaatatatttattatttttagtcctgatgcttTTTATCGTGTGGCCCTACCACCCTCACAACACATGGCTATATCCCCTTTGGACCCCTGaagtcttgtttttttttctatcttcGTATATATGTATTCCTTACCTATTTAAGCTTGTTAGCTGTGCTGTGCATTATATTATGAATTTTCAAGGTTGCATCAATAAAGGTGAAGTAAAGTGATgccatattaaaaaaaattacccagaTAACCCTGGGATCGAAATTGcattgcttttttattttcgctGTGGTACCATTCTTCTGATAGACCTTGTAGACCTCCTACCTACCATAAGTTTACTTCCTTTTAAGTGGTATCAATCCCTTGATGTCTTTTGATGGCGCGGATTTTAAAGGGCAAGGGTCTGATCGTGATTCCAAACTCGGCATCGAGCATTTCGGGTAAAGCCTCACTTGCACGGAACTCGAACATGCGCAGAAGCCGAACCGTGAACAGGAAAAGTTCCATCCGGGCAAGTTGCTCTCCGGGACAAGAGCGCAGCCCCATGCCGTATGGAGTGAACCCCTCAGTGCTGGCCGTGCTGAAACCACCACGCGAGTCAAGGAACCTTTCGGGACGGAACTCCATGGGGGCGTCCCAGACCTTGGGATCATGGCCCATGGCCCATAAGTTGACTATAACAGTAGTGCCCTTGGAAATATGGTACCCTGCGAGGACCATGTCTACCATGGCGAGATGAGGGACCGCTAGGGGCATAATTGAAATGATGCGCATCACCTCAGCAATGAAAGCCTCCAAGTATGGCAATCTTTTTCTATCCTCCCATGTTATTGGTTGATCCGGGCTTATGACTTTATCAATTTGTTTGAATGCACGCGCTTGAACATCCGGGTATTTCACGAAAAAGTAGATGTTCCAAAGCAGCAGCATCGTGGGCGTTTCACTTCCGGCCATTATTGTGTCGTTCATGGTCATCATCACGTGATCATCCGTCAGTATCAACGTATCTGATTGGCTATCCGTTCTGCTAGTTTTCTGATTGGCCTCTTCGATCAGTGCATACGTCAGGTCTTTGCTTTTTGCCAGCACCATGCCATCGCCTCGAAGCCTGTCTTGGTGCTCTTGAAACCTTTTGTTTAAAACATCGTCTCTCAGTTTTACCGCCGTTTGCACGCGCTTGACCAAACTGAAGGGAAAATATCTCAAGAGAGGGAATGCATCAATAAAGCTAGTCGCAGTTAAACCTTCAACAAATATTTTCAGCGAGTCCATAAGTTGCCAAAATTCTTCATTCTCCACTGTAAACCGCTCACCGAACGTAATTCTGCCGACGACATTCCCTGCAGCAAAAGTCATGTCGCGACGAGGATCGAAATCTTTGCAGCCATGACTGACAAACAGATCACAAAG contains the following coding sequences:
- the LOC5520910 gene encoding steroid 17-alpha-hydroxylase/17,20 lyase, producing the protein MVVGIVFACLACYVAYFIIWIALRTKRNLPPGPLPLPLIVNLHLLSSKPHLDLARLGNIYGPIYTLNMGSQLAVVLNSYEIAKEALMKRGNAFAGRPHHFVGSKFSRDGKGVGFQNYTPTLRRQQKTIMKTVKYFETLKTGENLQEIITKEVDYLCDLFVSHGCKDFDPRRDMTFAAGNVVGRITFGERFTVENEEFWQLMDSLKIFVEGLTATSFIDAFPLLRYFPFSLVKRVQTAVKLRDDVLNKRFQEHQDRLRGDGMVLAKSKDLTYALIEEANQKTSRTDSQSDTLILTDDHVMMTMNDTIMAGSETPTMLLLWNIYFFVKYPDVQARAFKQIDKVISPDQPITWEDRKRLPYLEAFIAEVMRIISIMPLAVPHLAMVDMVLAGYHISKGTTVIVNLWAMGHDPKVWDAPMEFRPERFLDSRGGFSTASTEGFTPYGMGLRSCPGEQLARMELFLFTVRLLRMFEFRASEALPEMLDAEFGITIRPLPFKIRAIKRHQGIDTT